In Xyrauchen texanus isolate HMW12.3.18 chromosome 27, RBS_HiC_50CHRs, whole genome shotgun sequence, one genomic interval encodes:
- the ndufb11 gene encoding NADH dehydrogenase [ubiquinone] 1 beta subcomplex subunit 11, mitochondrial, which produces MASRLSRIWPTLSRVRLSSVLGSRCVSQTPKSNASGAATVSDLQPVSPAAQDIHGHAEVSPFEKNPDFHGFHHQDSYVDEWNMRLAFFFGISVAIVIGGTFIHYLPDHGMRQWARREAERLIKQREAYGLPLMTENYYDPSKIILPSSGEE; this is translated from the exons ATGGCTTCACGCCTGAGCCGAATCTGGCCCACCTTGTCCCGGGTTCGTTTGAGCTCGGTGCTCGGAAGTCGCTGTGTGTCACAGACGCCGAAATCCAACGCGTCCGGCGCGGCGACGGTGTCCGATCTGCAGCCCGTGTCTCCCGCTGCTCAGGACATTCATGGACACGCAGAGGTCAGCCCGTTTGAGAAG AATCCAGATTTCCATGGCTTCCATCATCAGGACTCGTATGTGGATGAATGGAACATGAGGCTGGCATTTTTCTTTGGCATCTCAGTGGCCATTGTTATCGGAGGCACTTTCATCCATTACTTACCAGATCATGG TATGAGGCAGTGGGCTCGCCGGGAAGCTGAGAGGTTGATCAAACAGAGGGAAGCTTACGGTCTTCCCCTCATGACTGAAAACTATTACGACCCTAGCAAGATTATTCTTCCCTCATCTGGAGAGGAGTAG